A window of the Vespa velutina chromosome 7, iVesVel2.1, whole genome shotgun sequence genome harbors these coding sequences:
- the LOC124950790 gene encoding deoxynucleoside kinase-like — MSRTPCKTYKRPFTVCVEGNIGCGKTTFLNHFKSYDNTVALQEPVELWRDVAGVNLLELMYKDPKRYAFIFQSNVQLTMLQLHTYKTQLPYKVMERSVYSARLFIENMKRNKILQDVEVVVLEEWFDWCIKNANIETDLIIYLRTSPEIVYQRMRIRARKEENLVSLEYLKRIHEIHDEWLLYQSLFSLPAPVIILDGNKSIEEMVVEFEKCKNKIFTQRKEGES; from the exons atgtCTAGAACTCCTTGTAAGACTTACAAAAGACCATTTACAGTTTGTGTAGAAGGTAATATTGGATGTGGGAAAACTAcctttttaaatcatttcaaaAGTTATGATAATACAGTTGCTTTACAAGAACCAGTTGAATTATGGCGCGATGTTGCAGGAGTAAACCTATTA gAACTTATGTATAAGGATCCAAAGCGTTATGCTTTCATATTCCAATCTAATGTACAATTAACAATGCTTCAATTGCATACTTATAAGACACAGTTACCTTACAAAGTCATGGAGAGATCAGTTTACTCTGCAAggttatttatagaaaatatgaaacgtaataaaatattacaagacGTTGAAGTTGTAGTATTAGAAGAATGGTTTGACTGGTGTATAAAAAATGCTAACATAGAAACGGATTTAATAA tATATTTAAGAACCAGCCCAGAAATTGTTTACCAAAGAATGCGTATAAGAGCTCGTAAGGAGGAAAATTTGGTGTCATTAGAATACCTGAAACGTATTCATGAAATACATGATGAATGGCTACTATACCAAAGCTTGTTCTCTTTGCCAGCACCAGTTATTATATTAGATGGAAATAAGAGTATTGAAGAGATGGTAGTTGAATttgaaaaatgcaaaaataaaatttttactcaacgaaaagaaggggaaagtTAA
- the LOC124950786 gene encoding cyclin-dependent kinase 9-like: MNTKEKEKYIEEFEFPHCDESSKYEKVAKIGQGTFGEVFKARDKKTNKKFVAMKKVLMDNEKEGFPITALREIRILQLLKHENVVNLIEICRTRATQYNRYRSTFYLVFDFCEHDLAGLLSNVNVKFSLGEIKKVMQQLLNGLYYIHSNKILHRDMKAANVLITKNGILKLADFGLARAFSANKNGQPNRYTNRVVTLWYRPPELLLGDRNYGPPVDLWGAGCIMAEMWTRSPIMQGNTEQQQLILISQLCGSITTEVWPGVERLELFNKMDLPKGQKRKVKDRLKPYLKDPYACDLLDKLLILDPSKRYDSDSALNHDFFWTDPMPCDLSKMLAQHTQSMFEYLAPPRRPGHMRHPHHQVPGGPTKPSSSMADSGYQDRVF, translated from the exons atgaatacaaaagaaaaagaaaaatatatcgaagaatTTGAATTTCCTCATTGCGATGAATCTtctaaatatgaaaaagtcGCGAAAATTGGTCAGGGTACTTTCGG AGAAGTATTCAAAGCAAGGGataaaaaaactaataaaaaattcgtagcaatgaaaaaagttttgatggataatgagaaagaaggg tttCCTATAACTGCActaagagaaataagaatattacaattattgaaACATGAAAATGTAGTGAATCTTATAGAAATTTGTAGAACAAGAG CGACACAGTACAATAGATATCGGTCTACTTTCTACCTCGTATTTGATTTTTGCGAACATGATCTTGCTGGTTTGTTATCcaatgtaaatgtaaaatttagtttaggagaaattaaaaaggtcATGCAGCAATTGTTAAATGGCTTGTATTATATTCATAGTAATAAG ATTTTACATAGAGATATGAAGGCTGCGAAtgttttaattacaaaaaatggCATATTGAAACTGGCCGATTTTGGTTTAGCAAGAGCATTTAGCGCTAATAAGAATGGTCAACCAAATCGTTACACAAACAGAGTTGTGACTCTTTGGTACAGGCCTCCGGAGTTATTATTAGGGGATAGAAATTATGGTCCACCAGTAGATTTATGGGGTGCAGGATGTATAATGGCTGAAATGTGGACAAg ATCGCCTATAATGCAAGGTAATACAGAACaacaacaattaatattaatttcacaaTTATGTGGTTCTATAACGACTGAAGTTTGGCCAGGAGTAGAAcgtttagaattatttaataaaatggatTTACCCAAGGgccagaaaagaaaa gTTAAAGATAGACTGAAGCCATATTTAAAAGATCCCTATGCCTGTGACTTATTGGATAAACTTCTTATCCTTGATCCTAGTAAAAGATACGATTCTGATTCTGCTTTAAATCATGACTTTTTCTGGACTGATCCAATGCCTTGTGATCTCAGTAAAATGTTAGCACAACATACACAAAGTATGTTTGAATATCTAGCACCACCAAGACGACCAGGTCATATGCGACATCCTCATCATCAAGTACCAGGTGGTCCGACAAAACCTAGTTCAAGTATGGCCGATAGTGGATATCAAGATCGagttttctaa
- the LOC124950789 gene encoding deoxynucleoside kinase-like isoform X1: MGLLVKRITSILRIMSRTPYKTYKRSFTICVEGNIGCGKTTFLNHFKSYDNTVVLQEPVELWRDVAGVNLLELMYKDPKRYAFIFQSNVQLTMLQLHTYKTQLPYKVMERSVYSARLFIENMKRNKILQDVEVVVLEEWFDWYTKNVNIETDLIIYLRTSPEIVYQRMRIRARKEENLVSLEYLKRIHEIHDEWLLYQSLFSLPAPVIILDGNKSIEEMVVEFEKCKNKIFTQRKEGES; encoded by the exons atgggTCTTTTAG TCAAACGAATTACTagtatattaagaataatgtCTAGAACTCCTTATAAGACTTACAAACGATCATTTACAATCTGTGTAGAAGGTAATATTGGATGTGGGAAAACtacttttttaaatcatttcaaaAGTTATGACAATACAGTTGTTTTACAAGAACCAGTTGAATTATGGCGCGATGTTGCAGGAGTAAACCTATTA gAACTTATGTATAAGGATCCAAAGCGTTATGCTTTCATATTCCAATCTAATGTACAATTAACAATGCTTCAATTGCATACTTATAAGACACAATTACCTTACAAAGTCATGGAGAGATCAGTTTACTCTGCAAggttatttatagaaaatatgaaacgtaataaaatattacaagacGTTGAAGTTGTAGTATTAGAAGAATGGTTTGACTGGTATACAAAAAATGTTAACATAGAAACGGATTTAATAA tATATTTAAGAACCAGCCCAGAAATTGTTTACCAAAGAATGCGTATAAGAGCTCGTAAGGAGGAAAATTTGGTGTCATTAGAATACCTGAAACGTATTCATGAAATACATGATGAATGGCTACTATACCAAAGCTTGTTCTCTTTGCCAGCACCAGTTATTATATTAGATGGAAATAAGAGTATTGAAGAGATGGTAGTTGAATttgaaaaatgcaaaaataaaatttttactcaacgaaaagaaggggaaagtTAA
- the LOC124950789 gene encoding deoxynucleoside kinase-like isoform X2 yields MSRTPYKTYKRSFTICVEGNIGCGKTTFLNHFKSYDNTVVLQEPVELWRDVAGVNLLELMYKDPKRYAFIFQSNVQLTMLQLHTYKTQLPYKVMERSVYSARLFIENMKRNKILQDVEVVVLEEWFDWYTKNVNIETDLIIYLRTSPEIVYQRMRIRARKEENLVSLEYLKRIHEIHDEWLLYQSLFSLPAPVIILDGNKSIEEMVVEFEKCKNKIFTQRKEGES; encoded by the exons atgtCTAGAACTCCTTATAAGACTTACAAACGATCATTTACAATCTGTGTAGAAGGTAATATTGGATGTGGGAAAACtacttttttaaatcatttcaaaAGTTATGACAATACAGTTGTTTTACAAGAACCAGTTGAATTATGGCGCGATGTTGCAGGAGTAAACCTATTA gAACTTATGTATAAGGATCCAAAGCGTTATGCTTTCATATTCCAATCTAATGTACAATTAACAATGCTTCAATTGCATACTTATAAGACACAATTACCTTACAAAGTCATGGAGAGATCAGTTTACTCTGCAAggttatttatagaaaatatgaaacgtaataaaatattacaagacGTTGAAGTTGTAGTATTAGAAGAATGGTTTGACTGGTATACAAAAAATGTTAACATAGAAACGGATTTAATAA tATATTTAAGAACCAGCCCAGAAATTGTTTACCAAAGAATGCGTATAAGAGCTCGTAAGGAGGAAAATTTGGTGTCATTAGAATACCTGAAACGTATTCATGAAATACATGATGAATGGCTACTATACCAAAGCTTGTTCTCTTTGCCAGCACCAGTTATTATATTAGATGGAAATAAGAGTATTGAAGAGATGGTAGTTGAATttgaaaaatgcaaaaataaaatttttactcaacgaaaagaaggggaaagtTAA
- the LOC124950785 gene encoding cyclin-dependent kinase 9-like isoform X2 — protein sequence MNTKEKEKYIEEFDFPHCDESSKYEKVAKIGQGTFGEVFKARDKKTNKKFVAMKKVLMDNEKEGFPITALREIRILQLLKHENVVNLIEICRTRATQYNRYRSTFYLVFDFCEHDLAGLLSNVNVKFSLGEIKKVMQQLLNGLYYIHSNKILHRDMKAANVLITKNGILKLADFGLARAFSANKNGQPNRYTNRVVTLWYRPPELLLGDRNYGPPVDLWGAGCIMAEMWTRSPIMQGNTEQQQLILISQLCGSITTEVWPGVERLELFNKMDLPKGQKRKVKDRLKPYLKDPYACDLLDKLLILDPSKRYDSDSALNHDFFWTDPMPCDLSKMLAQHTQSMFEYLAPPRRPGHMRHPHHQVPGGPTKPSSSMADSGYQDRVF from the exons atgaatacaaaagaaaaagaaaaatatatcgaagaatTTGATTTTCCTCATTGCGATGAATCTtctaaatatgaaaaagttgCGAAAATTGGTCAGGGTACTTTCGG AGAAGTATTCAAAGCAAGGGataaaaaaactaataaaaaattcgtagcaatgaaaaaagttttgatggataatgagaaagaaggg tttCCTATAACTGCActaagagaaataagaatattacaattattgaaACATGAAAATGTAGTGAATCTTATAGAAATTTGTAGAACAAGAG CGACACAGTACAATAGATATCGGTCTACTTTCTACCTCGTATTTGATTTTTGCGAACATGATCTTGCTGGTTTGTTATCcaatgtaaatgtaaaatttagtttaggagaaattaaaaaggtcATGCAGCAATTGTTAAATGGCTTGTATTATATTCATAGTAATAAG ATTTTACATAGAGATATGAAGGCTGCGAAtgttttaattacaaaaaatggCATATTGAAACTGGCCGATTTTGGTTTAGCAAGAGCATTTAGCGCTAATAAGAATGGTCAACCAAATCGTTACACAAACAGAGTTGTGACTCTTTGGTACAGGCCTCCGGAGTTATTATTAGGGGATAGAAATTATGGTCCACCAGTAGATTTATGGGGTGCAGGATGTATAATGGCTGAAATGTGGACAAg ATCGCCTATAATGCAAGGTAATACAGAACaacaacaattaatattaatttcacaaTTATGTGGTTCTATAACGACTGAAGTTTGGCCAGGAGTAGAAcgtttagaattatttaataaaatggatTTACCCAAGGgccagaaaagaaaa gTTAAAGATAGACTGAAGCCATATTTAAAAGATCCCTATGCCTGTGACTTATTGGATAAACTTCTTATCCTTGATCCTAGTAAAAGATACGATTCTGATTCTGCTTTAAATCATGACTTTTTCTGGACTGATCCAATGCCTTGTGATCTCAGTAAAATGTTAGCACAACATACACAAAGTATGTTTGAATATCTAGCACCACCAAGACGACCAGGTCATATGCGACATCCTCATCATCAAGTACCAGGTGGTCCGACAAAACCTAGTTCAAGTATGGCCGATAGTGGATATCAAGATCGagttttctaa
- the LOC124950785 gene encoding cyclin-dependent kinase 9-like isoform X1: MNTKEKEKYIEEFDFPHCDESSKYEKVAKIGQGTFGEVFKARDKKTNKKFVAMKKVLMDNEKEGFPITALREIRILQLLKHENVVNLIEICRTRGTFAATQYNRYRSTFYLVFDFCEHDLAGLLSNVNVKFSLGEIKKVMQQLLNGLYYIHSNKILHRDMKAANVLITKNGILKLADFGLARAFSANKNGQPNRYTNRVVTLWYRPPELLLGDRNYGPPVDLWGAGCIMAEMWTRSPIMQGNTEQQQLILISQLCGSITTEVWPGVERLELFNKMDLPKGQKRKVKDRLKPYLKDPYACDLLDKLLILDPSKRYDSDSALNHDFFWTDPMPCDLSKMLAQHTQSMFEYLAPPRRPGHMRHPHHQVPGGPTKPSSSMADSGYQDRVF; this comes from the exons atgaatacaaaagaaaaagaaaaatatatcgaagaatTTGATTTTCCTCATTGCGATGAATCTtctaaatatgaaaaagttgCGAAAATTGGTCAGGGTACTTTCGG AGAAGTATTCAAAGCAAGGGataaaaaaactaataaaaaattcgtagcaatgaaaaaagttttgatggataatgagaaagaaggg tttCCTATAACTGCActaagagaaataagaatattacaattattgaaACATGAAAATGTAGTGAATCTTATAGAAATTTGTAGAACAAGAG GAACTTTTGCAGCGACACAGTACAATAGATATCGGTCTACTTTCTACCTCGTATTTGATTTTTGCGAACATGATCTTGCTGGTTTGTTATCcaatgtaaatgtaaaatttagtttaggagaaattaaaaaggtcATGCAGCAATTGTTAAATGGCTTGTATTATATTCATAGTAATAAG ATTTTACATAGAGATATGAAGGCTGCGAAtgttttaattacaaaaaatggCATATTGAAACTGGCCGATTTTGGTTTAGCAAGAGCATTTAGCGCTAATAAGAATGGTCAACCAAATCGTTACACAAACAGAGTTGTGACTCTTTGGTACAGGCCTCCGGAGTTATTATTAGGGGATAGAAATTATGGTCCACCAGTAGATTTATGGGGTGCAGGATGTATAATGGCTGAAATGTGGACAAg ATCGCCTATAATGCAAGGTAATACAGAACaacaacaattaatattaatttcacaaTTATGTGGTTCTATAACGACTGAAGTTTGGCCAGGAGTAGAAcgtttagaattatttaataaaatggatTTACCCAAGGgccagaaaagaaaa gTTAAAGATAGACTGAAGCCATATTTAAAAGATCCCTATGCCTGTGACTTATTGGATAAACTTCTTATCCTTGATCCTAGTAAAAGATACGATTCTGATTCTGCTTTAAATCATGACTTTTTCTGGACTGATCCAATGCCTTGTGATCTCAGTAAAATGTTAGCACAACATACACAAAGTATGTTTGAATATCTAGCACCACCAAGACGACCAGGTCATATGCGACATCCTCATCATCAAGTACCAGGTGGTCCGACAAAACCTAGTTCAAGTATGGCCGATAGTGGATATCAAGATCGagttttctaa